In Acanthochromis polyacanthus isolate Apoly-LR-REF ecotype Palm Island chromosome 18, KAUST_Apoly_ChrSc, whole genome shotgun sequence, the following proteins share a genomic window:
- the arvcfa gene encoding splicing regulator ARVCF isoform X1, which yields MPAEVKEEQSSEGPPPPLTLSQEAKEATLDNPPSTTDELDTPTSIASVMTSTNESSTETDTPQQTDTEESKAAEQEVEQAPSEIQESSETQQEDFQTSPDLTSTPVVPEEPPAEQPVPEANTEPPESAAPPTTTTSSTPAPSQPQLVLQPGEPHAVNPDSQNRVYTLPDTYRGIGGDLCAGYGSLSRVTLHGYWPTKNFQPGPHYTLPFLRDSYAPAGLSSQAEEDGLSERGENPLDMKTDHSAAGYSTLGGIHQFRPITTMELLREPSRTRSGYDDAFMAQLEGNLNPFFQAMCRAQTLQLPHKRSSMVSLDSIRRDPRWRDPNLHEVISMLSHPMDPVKSNAAAYLQHLCYENDRIKQEVRQLNGVPILVELLDHPKPEVHRKACGALRNISYGKDHNNKMAIKSCDGIQALVRLLRKTSSMEVKELVTGTLWNLSSHEPLKLTVINQGLQTLTDEIIIPHSGWRRDSADPSKLQSAEWTTVFKNTSGCLRNVSSDGAEARQRLRECEGLVDALLHALQSAVVNKDTDNKSVENCVCILRNLSYHVHKEIPGAERFQEPHANHLMRSVGHQKKKNEPDCFTGKRPKEEWFNQGWKNGFMDRKYSTLDLPKRTELMKGLELLYQPEVVRLYLSLLTCSHNHNTLEAAAGALQNLAAGHWAWSSYIRATVRKEKGLPILVELLRSDVDKVVRAVAIALRNLAMDRRNKDLIGNYALRDLVGNLPCGQQHPAKNLEGDTVVSILNTIHEIITDNPENARVLIQGHAVQKLVAINKSSQSARETKAASHVLQTIWAYKDLRNTLTKAGWNKSHFKPTTSGVTKKSKSGKQGSDDITLPLMDKNQDVYASLEPNDRVGDGKGPVVERDSLQAISERKHFIRAGRPAVGLMDNKPPPLDSWV from the exons ATGCCTGCTGAAGTGAAAGAG GAGCAGAGTTCAGAggggcctcctcctcctctcacttTGTCCCAGGAGGCCAAAGAGGCAACTCTGGATAACCCGCCGTCCACCACCGACGAACTGGACACGCCCACCTCCATCGCCTCTGTGATGACCTCCACCAATGAAAGCTCCACGGAGACAGACACCccacagcagacagacactgaG GAGTCCAAGGCTGCTGAACAAGAAGTCGAACAGGCCCCGAGTGAGATCCAAGAATCCTCAGAGACGCAGCAGGAGGACTTCCAGACGTCACCTGATCTCACATCCACTCCAGTGGTTCCAGAAGAGCCTCCAGCTGAGCAGCCAGTCCCTGAGGCAAACACCGAACCCCCTGAGTCTGCAGCGCCGCCCACGACGACAACCAGCAGCACCCCGGCACCCTCCCAGCCTCAGCTGGTTCTGCAGCCCGGAGAGCCTCATGCAGTGAACCCAGACAGCCAGAACAGAGTCTACACCCTCCCTGACACCTACAGAGGCATCGGGGGCGACCTGTGTGCCGGATATGGAAGCCTCTCCCGTGTCACCCTCCACGGCTACTGGCCCACCAAAAACTTCCAGCCCGGCCCCCACTACACCTTACCCTTCCTCAGGGACAGCTACGCCCCCGCAGGCCTCAGCAGCCAGGCGGAGGAGGACGGCCTCAGCGAACGGGGAGAAAACCCTCTGGACATGAAGACAGATCACTCAGCCGCCGGTTACTCGACACTGGGGGGAATCCACCAGTTTAGGCCAATTACCACCATGGAGCTCCTCAGGGAGCCGTCGAGAACCAG AAGTGGCTACGATGATGCCTTCATGGCCCAGCTGGAGGGGAACCTGAACCCTTTCTTCCAGGCCATGTGCCGAGCTCAGACGCTGCAGTTACCCCACAAACGCAGCAGCATGGTCAGCCTGGACAGCATCCGAAGAGACCCACGCTGGAGAGACCCCAACCTGCACGAGGTGATCTCCATGCTCAGCCACCCGATGGACCCGGTCAAATCCAACGCGGCTGCCTACCTGCAGCATCTCTGCTACGAGAACGACCGGATCAAGCAGGAGGTCCGCCAGCTGAATGGGGTGCCCATCCTGGTGGAGTTACTGGACCACCCTAAACCAGAAGTCCATCGTAAGGCCTGCGGCGCTTTGCGTAACATCTCATATGGAAAAgaccacaacaacaaaatggcCATCAAGAGCTGTGATGGCATCCAAGCTTTAGTCAGACTACTGAGGAAGACCAGCAGCATGGAGGTCAAAGAGTTGGTCACAG GGACTCTGTGGAACCTGTCATCACATGAGCCACTAAAGCTGACGGTCATCAACCAGGGACTTCAAACACTGACTGACGAAATCATCATCCCACACTCAGGCTGGAGGAGAGACTCGGCCGACCCGTCCAAACTGCAGAGCGCAGAGTGGACCACGGTCTTCAAGAACACCTCTGGGTGCCTGAG GAACGTCAGCTCGGATGGGGCGGAGGCTCGGCAGAGATTGAGGGAGTGTGAGGGGCTCGTGGACGCGCTCCTTCATGCCCTTCAGTCAGCTGTTGTCAACAAGGACACGGACAATAAG TCGGTGGAGAACTGCGTCTGCATCCTTCGAAATCTGTCCTATCATGTTCACAAAGAAATACCGGGAGCCGAGCGATTTCAGGAGCCCCACGCTAATCATCTGATGAGATCAGTGGGacaccagaagaagaagaacgaACCGGACTGCTTCACAGGGAAAAGACCCAAAG AGGAGTGGTTCAATCAAG GTTGGAAAAATGGATTTATGGACAGAAAGTACAGTACATTGGATTTACCAAAACGTACAGAACTAATGAAAG GCTTGGAGCTGCTGTACCAGCCGGAAGTGGTGAGGCTTTACCTCTCTCTTCTCACCTGCAGTCACAACCACAACACCCTGGAGGCAGCTGCAGGAGCGCTGCAGAACCTCGCTGCAGGACACTGGGCT TGGTCCAGCTATATTCGGGCGACAGTGAGAAAAGAGAAAGGTCTGCCCATTCTGGTGGAGCTGCTGCGCTCAGATGTGGACAAAGTTGTGCGGGCCGTGGCCATCGCTCTTCGCAACCTGGCCATGGACAGAAGGAACAAAGACTTAATAG GGAACTATGCTCTGAGAGACCTTGTCGGTAATCTTCCTTGTGGGCAGCAGCACCCGGCGAAGAATCTTGAGGGAGACACTGTGGTGTCTATTCTGAACACGATTCATGAGATCATCACAGATAACCCGGAGAACGCCCGAGTGCTGATTCAGGGTCACGCTGTGCAAAAACTGGTGGCCATAAATAAGTCAAG CCAATCAGCACGGGAGACCAAGGCAGCTTCCCACGTGCTCCAGACAATATGGGCCTACAAGGACCTGAGAAACACCCTGACCAAGGCGGGCTGGAACAAGAGCCACTTTAAG CCCACAACCTCCGGAGTGACTAAAAAATCCAAGAGTGGAAAGCAAGGCAGCGATGACATCACCTTGCCTCTCATGGACAAAAACCAAG ATGTATATGCCAGCTTAGAGCCAAATGACAGAGTTGGAGATGGAAAGGGGCCCGTTGTGGAAAGAGACAGTCTTCAG GCGATAAGTGAGCGAAAACACTTCATCAGAGCTGGCAGGCCCGCAGTGGGCCTCATGGATAACAAACCTCCACCGCTGGACTCCTGGGTGTAA
- the arvcfa gene encoding splicing regulator ARVCF isoform X2: MPAEVKEEQSSEGPPPPLTLSQEAKEATLDNPPSTTDELDTPTSIASVMTSTNESSTETDTPQQTDTEESKAAEQEVEQAPSEIQESSETQQEDFQTSPDLTSTPVVPEEPPAEQPVPEANTEPPESAAPPTTTTSSTPAPSQPQLVLQPGEPHAVNPDSQNRVYTLPDTYRGIGGDLCAGYGSLSRVTLHGYWPTKNFQPGPHYTLPFLRDSYAPAGLSSQAEEDGLSERGENPLDMKTDHSAAGYSTLGGIHQFRPITTMELLREPSRTRSGYDDAFMAQLEGNLNPFFQAMCRAQTLQLPHKRSSMVSLDSIRRDPRWRDPNLHEVISMLSHPMDPVKSNAAAYLQHLCYENDRIKQEVRQLNGVPILVELLDHPKPEVHRKACGALRNISYGKDHNNKMAIKSCDGIQALVRLLRKTSSMEVKELVTGTLWNLSSHEPLKLTVINQGLQTLTDEIIIPHSGWRRDSADPSKLQSAEWTTVFKNTSGCLRNVSSDGAEARQRLRECEGLVDALLHALQSAVVNKDTDNKSVENCVCILRNLSYHVHKEIPGAERFQEPHANHLMRSVGHQKKKNEPDCFTGKRPKEEWFNQGLELLYQPEVVRLYLSLLTCSHNHNTLEAAAGALQNLAAGHWAWSSYIRATVRKEKGLPILVELLRSDVDKVVRAVAIALRNLAMDRRNKDLIGNYALRDLVGNLPCGQQHPAKNLEGDTVVSILNTIHEIITDNPENARVLIQGHAVQKLVAINKSSQSARETKAASHVLQTIWAYKDLRNTLTKAGWNKSHFKPTTSGVTKKSKSGKQGSDDITLPLMDKNQDVYASLEPNDRVGDGKGPVVERDSLQAISERKHFIRAGRPAVGLMDNKPPPLDSWV, from the exons ATGCCTGCTGAAGTGAAAGAG GAGCAGAGTTCAGAggggcctcctcctcctctcacttTGTCCCAGGAGGCCAAAGAGGCAACTCTGGATAACCCGCCGTCCACCACCGACGAACTGGACACGCCCACCTCCATCGCCTCTGTGATGACCTCCACCAATGAAAGCTCCACGGAGACAGACACCccacagcagacagacactgaG GAGTCCAAGGCTGCTGAACAAGAAGTCGAACAGGCCCCGAGTGAGATCCAAGAATCCTCAGAGACGCAGCAGGAGGACTTCCAGACGTCACCTGATCTCACATCCACTCCAGTGGTTCCAGAAGAGCCTCCAGCTGAGCAGCCAGTCCCTGAGGCAAACACCGAACCCCCTGAGTCTGCAGCGCCGCCCACGACGACAACCAGCAGCACCCCGGCACCCTCCCAGCCTCAGCTGGTTCTGCAGCCCGGAGAGCCTCATGCAGTGAACCCAGACAGCCAGAACAGAGTCTACACCCTCCCTGACACCTACAGAGGCATCGGGGGCGACCTGTGTGCCGGATATGGAAGCCTCTCCCGTGTCACCCTCCACGGCTACTGGCCCACCAAAAACTTCCAGCCCGGCCCCCACTACACCTTACCCTTCCTCAGGGACAGCTACGCCCCCGCAGGCCTCAGCAGCCAGGCGGAGGAGGACGGCCTCAGCGAACGGGGAGAAAACCCTCTGGACATGAAGACAGATCACTCAGCCGCCGGTTACTCGACACTGGGGGGAATCCACCAGTTTAGGCCAATTACCACCATGGAGCTCCTCAGGGAGCCGTCGAGAACCAG AAGTGGCTACGATGATGCCTTCATGGCCCAGCTGGAGGGGAACCTGAACCCTTTCTTCCAGGCCATGTGCCGAGCTCAGACGCTGCAGTTACCCCACAAACGCAGCAGCATGGTCAGCCTGGACAGCATCCGAAGAGACCCACGCTGGAGAGACCCCAACCTGCACGAGGTGATCTCCATGCTCAGCCACCCGATGGACCCGGTCAAATCCAACGCGGCTGCCTACCTGCAGCATCTCTGCTACGAGAACGACCGGATCAAGCAGGAGGTCCGCCAGCTGAATGGGGTGCCCATCCTGGTGGAGTTACTGGACCACCCTAAACCAGAAGTCCATCGTAAGGCCTGCGGCGCTTTGCGTAACATCTCATATGGAAAAgaccacaacaacaaaatggcCATCAAGAGCTGTGATGGCATCCAAGCTTTAGTCAGACTACTGAGGAAGACCAGCAGCATGGAGGTCAAAGAGTTGGTCACAG GGACTCTGTGGAACCTGTCATCACATGAGCCACTAAAGCTGACGGTCATCAACCAGGGACTTCAAACACTGACTGACGAAATCATCATCCCACACTCAGGCTGGAGGAGAGACTCGGCCGACCCGTCCAAACTGCAGAGCGCAGAGTGGACCACGGTCTTCAAGAACACCTCTGGGTGCCTGAG GAACGTCAGCTCGGATGGGGCGGAGGCTCGGCAGAGATTGAGGGAGTGTGAGGGGCTCGTGGACGCGCTCCTTCATGCCCTTCAGTCAGCTGTTGTCAACAAGGACACGGACAATAAG TCGGTGGAGAACTGCGTCTGCATCCTTCGAAATCTGTCCTATCATGTTCACAAAGAAATACCGGGAGCCGAGCGATTTCAGGAGCCCCACGCTAATCATCTGATGAGATCAGTGGGacaccagaagaagaagaacgaACCGGACTGCTTCACAGGGAAAAGACCCAAAG AGGAGTGGTTCAATCAAG GCTTGGAGCTGCTGTACCAGCCGGAAGTGGTGAGGCTTTACCTCTCTCTTCTCACCTGCAGTCACAACCACAACACCCTGGAGGCAGCTGCAGGAGCGCTGCAGAACCTCGCTGCAGGACACTGGGCT TGGTCCAGCTATATTCGGGCGACAGTGAGAAAAGAGAAAGGTCTGCCCATTCTGGTGGAGCTGCTGCGCTCAGATGTGGACAAAGTTGTGCGGGCCGTGGCCATCGCTCTTCGCAACCTGGCCATGGACAGAAGGAACAAAGACTTAATAG GGAACTATGCTCTGAGAGACCTTGTCGGTAATCTTCCTTGTGGGCAGCAGCACCCGGCGAAGAATCTTGAGGGAGACACTGTGGTGTCTATTCTGAACACGATTCATGAGATCATCACAGATAACCCGGAGAACGCCCGAGTGCTGATTCAGGGTCACGCTGTGCAAAAACTGGTGGCCATAAATAAGTCAAG CCAATCAGCACGGGAGACCAAGGCAGCTTCCCACGTGCTCCAGACAATATGGGCCTACAAGGACCTGAGAAACACCCTGACCAAGGCGGGCTGGAACAAGAGCCACTTTAAG CCCACAACCTCCGGAGTGACTAAAAAATCCAAGAGTGGAAAGCAAGGCAGCGATGACATCACCTTGCCTCTCATGGACAAAAACCAAG ATGTATATGCCAGCTTAGAGCCAAATGACAGAGTTGGAGATGGAAAGGGGCCCGTTGTGGAAAGAGACAGTCTTCAG GCGATAAGTGAGCGAAAACACTTCATCAGAGCTGGCAGGCCCGCAGTGGGCCTCATGGATAACAAACCTCCACCGCTGGACTCCTGGGTGTAA
- the LOC110966077 gene encoding bone morphogenetic protein 10-like: MTTSLFSTLGFVHSLNVLLLVLPGLSSGSPIKSIESRHGASAGRDVGDGQLVDAQDFLSQFLSTLNLTMLRPQTGPLAAHKEPPQYMLELYNRFANDRTAVPSANIVRGYKNEESSPYSIGNRGVRIHPLLFNISLPHHEHITIAELRLFTLVRRAQRPYPGFDCKVTIYKVHEGAVWTKEVEKEGRRRDKEEVVEMKDLEELVTKHIHAKDNSWVLFDLTRVVSLWRKSGCATHRLEVHVASVGSEEEGSVEIDFDRNLDGKHNAVMIVFSDDQSRDHKQDKQELNAMIKHENDLPENMGRSQQPLWEHVNHNTGRVNHDEPDKQSLMQLQSNLIYDTPPRIRRNVKSESCKRTPLFVDFKDIGWDTWIIQPLGYEAYECNGVCNPPMTDEVSPTKHAIVQTLLSVKSPERASRACCVPTKLEPISLLYHDNGVITFNHKYEGMVVAECGCR; the protein is encoded by the exons ATGACCACTTCACTTTTCTCCACCCTCGGATTTGTCCACTCTCTGAATGTCCTACTTCTGGTGCTGCCCGGTTTGAGCTCCGGCAGCCCCATCAAGTCTATCGAGAGCCGCCACGGGGCCTCAGCTGGTAGGGATGTGGGTGACGGTCAGCTAGTCGATGCACAGGACTTTCTGAGCCAGTTTCTGTCCACACTGAATCTCACAATGCTGAGGCCCCAGACCGGGCCCCTCGCTGCCCATAAAGAGCCACCACAGTACATGCTGGAGCTGTACAACCGATTCGCCAATGACCGCACTGCTGTGCCATCAGCCAACATTGTGCGCGGTTACAAGAACGAAG AATCTTCACCCTACAGTATAGGAAACAGGGGTGTAAGGATACATCCCCTACTGTTCAATATCTCCCTGCCCCACCACGAGCACATCACAATAGCAGAGCTTCGCCTCTTTACTCTGGTTCGGAGAGCCCAAAGACCGTATCCTGGCTTTGACTGCAAGGTGACAATCTACAAAGTACATGAGGGTGCCGTCTGGACAAAAGAGgtggagaaagaagggagaaggagggataaagaggaggtggtggagatgaaGGATTTGGAGGAACTGGTGACAAAGCATATTCACGCCAAAGATAATAGCTGGGTGTTGTTTGACCTGACTCGTGTGGTTTCCCTCTGGCGGAAGTCGGGGTGTGCAACTCACAGATTGGAGGTTCACGTTGCAAGTGTGGGGTCAGAGGAGGAGGGCTCAGTTGAGATCGACTTTGACAGGAACCTGGACGGGAAACACAACGCAGTGATGATTGTTTTCTCAGATGATCAGAGCAGAGACcacaaacaggacaaacaagAGCTCAACGCGATGATCAAACATGAGAATGACCTTCCTGAAAACATGGGCAGGAGCCAGCAACCGCTCTGGGAGCATGTTAATCACAACACTGGCCGTGTTAACCACGACGAGCCGGACAAACAGTCTCTCATGCAGCTGCAGTCCAACCTTATCTATGACACACCTCCTCGAATCCGTCGCAATGTTAAGAGCGAGTCATGCAAGAGGACGCCTCTCTTTGTGGATTTTAAAGACATCGGATGGGATACATGGATCATCCAGCCTCTGGGCTACGAAGCGTACGAGTGCAACGGTGTTTGCAACCCACCCATGACCGATGAGGTCTCGCCTACCAAACACGCCATCGTGCAGACACTGCTGAGCGTTAAGAGTCCTGAGAGGGCATCGCGTGCCTGCTGTGTTCCCACTAAGTTGGAGCCCATTTCACTCCTTTATCACGATAACGGGGTGATCACATTCAATCACAAGTATGAGGGGATGGTGGTGGCAGAGTGCGGCTGTAGATAG
- the smad4a gene encoding mothers against decapentaplegic homolog 4a has protein sequence MSITNTPTSNDACLSIVHSLMCHRQGGESESFAKRAIESLVKKLKEKKDELDSLITAITTNGAHPSKCVTIQRTLDGRLQVAGRKGFPHVVYARLWRWPDLHKNELKHVKYCQYAFDLKCDNVCVNPYHYERVVSPGIDLSGLSITNPGPLLVKDEYDYDNQQSHSSSENHLQTIQHPPSRPGPQETFSSPALLPPSEGSSSASTSAFSTISAGPSNPPPNWSRGSSFTPAVPQHQNGHLQHHPPMPHTGHYWPVTNEIAFQPPISNHPAPEYWCSIAYFEMDVQVGETFKVPSTCPIVTVDGYVDPSGGDRFCLGQLSNVHRTENIERARLHIGKGVQLECKGEGDVWVRCLSDHAVFVQSYYLDREAGRAPGDAVHKIYPSAYIKVFDLRQCHRQMQQQAATAQAAAAAQAAAVAGNIPGPGSVGGIAPAISLSAAAGIGVDDLRRLCILRMSFVKGWGPDYPRQSIKETPCWIEIHLHRALQLLDEVLHTMPIADPQPLD, from the exons ATGTCAATCACAAACACTCCCACAAGTAATGATGCCTGCCTGAGCATTGTGCACAGCCTCATGTGCCACCGGCAGGGAGGAGAGAGTGAAAGCTTCGCCAAGCGAGCCATCGAGAGTCTTGTCAAGaagctgaaggagaagaaagatGAGCTGGATTCCCTCATCACAGCCATCACTACGAATGGAGCTCATCCTAGCAAGTGTGTAACCATCCAGCGAACTTTGGACGGACGCCTACAG GTTGCGGGACGTAAAGGTTTTCCCCACGTTGTCTATGCACGACTGTGGCGATGGCCAGATTTACACAAGAATGAGTTGAAACACGTAAAATACTGCCAGTATGCCTTtgacctgaaatgtgacaaTGTTTGTGTCAACCCATACCACTACGAGAGGGTTGTCTCTCCAGGAATTG ACTTATCAGGGCTCAGCATCACAAATCCAG GTCCACTCTTGGTAAAGGACGAATATGACTACGACAACCAGCAATCTCACTCCAGCTCTGAAAACCACCTGCAGACGATCCAGCATCCGCCATCAAGGCCGGGTCCGCAGGAGACGTTCAGCAGCCCCGCTCTTCTACCCCCATCGGAGGGCAGCAGTTCAGCTTCAACTTCTGCTTTCTCTACCATCAGTGCTGGACCTTCAA ATCCTCCCCCCAACTGGAGCAGAGGCAGCAGCTTCACCCCTGCGGTGCCTCAACACCAGAACGGGCATCTACAGCATCATCCACCCATGCCTCACACAGGACATTACT GGCCTGTTACCAATGAAATTGCATTCCAGCCCCCTATATCCAATCATCCTG CTCCAGAATACTGGTGCTCCATTGCATACTTTGAGATGGATGTCCAGGTCGGGGAGACGTTCAAGGTGCCGTCCACATGTCCGATAGTGACTGTGGATGGATATGTGGATCCATCAGGAGGCGATCGCTTCTGCTTGGGTCAGCTGAGCAATGTCCACAGGACGGAGAACATCGAGAGAGCCAG GCTTCACATTGGCAAAGGCGTGCAGCTGGAGTGTAAAGGTGAGGGAGACGTCTGGGTCCGTTGTCTGAGCGATCATGCAGTGTTTGTGCAGAGCTATTATCTGGACCGGGAGGCAGGACGTGCTCCTGGTGATGCAGTTCACAAGATCTACCCCAGTGCTTACATCAAG GTGTTCGACTTGCGTCAGTGCCACCGGCAGATGCAGCAGCAGGCAGCAACAGCTCAGGCGGCAGCTGCAGCTCAGGCGGCGGCAGTGGCTGGGAACATTCCTGGACCCGGCTCTGTGGGAGGCATCGCTCCTGCCATCA gtttgtctgctgctgcaggCATTGGGGTGGACGACCTGCGCAGGCTGTGCATCCTGCGGATGAGCTTCGTGAAGGGCTGGGGGCCGGACTACCCACGGCAAAGCATCAAAGAGACGCCCTGCTGGATCGAGATCCATTTACACCGAGCTCTACAGCTGCTGGATGAAGTTCTGCACACCATGCCCATAGCCGACCCTCAACCTCTTGACTGA